TCAGGATATTTCAGATGCGCAAACAAGTTACACAATAATTGGTTCCGGCTGAAATACGGGTTCCAGAAGCGCTTTCTGCAACGGAGCTGTTTCACGATGATCCGAATCACCCCTCTGGATACACGAATAAAAAGTGGAAATATTATCTATATTCAAGGAGTTGCCGGCTTGGATAGCGGCATGTCGGAAACAGATCAATCTCAGACCGAAGATCACCAACCACCATGAAAGGCATCATTCTTGCCGGCGGATCAGGTACCCGCCTCTATCCGGTGACCAGGGGTGTATCGAAGCAGCTCCTGCCGGTGTACGACAAGCCGATGATCTACTATCCTCTCTCCACGCTGATGCTTGCGGGCATCAGGGATATTCTGGTCATCACCACGCCCGAGGATCAGCCGTCGTTCGTCAAGCTGCTCGGCGATGGCAGCGACTGGGGCATCTCGATTTCCTATACCGTCCAGCCACGCCCGGACGGTCTGGCGCAGGCCTTCATTCTCGGACGCGAATTTATCGGCGACGACGACGTTTGCCTCGTGCTTGGGGATAATATCTTTTTTGGTTACGGCTTCAGCGGAATGCTCGAAGAGGCGGTTCGAACCGTGCAAACCCGCAGAAATGCGGTCGTCTTCGGCTACTATGTCAGTGATCCGGAGCGGTACGGCGTGGTCGAGTTCGATCCGGAAGGGCAGGTGCTCTCCATCGTCGAGAAGCCTGAAAAGCCGAAATCGAACTACGCCGTCGTGGGCCTTTACTTTTATACGAACGATGTGGTTGATATTGCCGCTGGTATCACTCCGTCGGCCAGAGGAGAGCTGGAGATCACCTCGGTGAACCAGACGTACCTTGAACGCGGCGATCTGGTTTGTTCCATCTTGGGGCGCGGATTTGCTTGGCTCGACACCGGTACCCATGAATCATTCCAGGAAGCGGGAAGCTTCATTGAAACAGTCGAAAAGCGGCAGGGCCTCAAGATTGCCTGTCCCGAAGAGATTGCCTGGCGAAACGGCTGGATTGGCGATGCTGAACTGGAACGTCTCTCAACGCCACTTCTCAAGAACCAGTACGGGCAGTATCTGCTCAAGCTTCTGGAACGGAGAATCTGAGCCGGGCGATTGCATGTTTATCAATTCATCAGCCCCAGATTAATTTATGCAGATGATCCAGACCTCGATTCCTGACGTGCTGTTGTTCGAGCCAAAAGTGTTCGGCGACGAGCGCGGCTGGTTTTTCGAGTCTTTCCGGCAGGATATTTTCGAGCAGTACGCCGGATGCCACCGTTTCGTGCAGGATAATGAAGCGTTTTCCCGTTACGGAGTGCTTCGCGGGCTGCACTACCAGAAACCGCCTTATACGCAGGGCAAGCTTGTTCGCGTTATCCAGGGCAGCGTGCTCGACGTGGCGGTCGATGTACGCAAGGGATCGCCGACCTTCGGCCAGTATACGGCCCAACTGCTCAGCGACCAGAACCACCGCATAATGTGGGTTCCGCGTGGATTCGCGCATGGCTATGCGGTGCTGAGCGAGACGGCGATTTTCAGTTACAAGTGCGATAACTACTACGCGCCGTCACACGATGCAGGAATCAGGTGGAACGATCCGGCGCTCGGCATCGATTGGCGATTGCCCGAGAGCGACGTGAGTCTGTCGGACAAGGATCAGCGTCAGCCGATGTTTCATGAAATCGATCCGGTTGTGCTGACGTCATAGTCTCTTTTTTGTTTTGCGAATCTACGTGATACCCTCAATGAATATTCTTGTCACCGGGAGCCATGGGCAGCTTGGCTCCGAATTGCGCAAACACCAGGAGATACAGGGGCGGCAGGGATGGTTTTTCGCCGATATCCCTGACCTCGATATTACCGATGCGTCCGCCGTGGAGCGTGTTTGCCGCGACCGGCAGATCGGCGCGATGGTCAACTGCGCGGCTTACACAGCGGTGGACAAGGCCGAGAGTGACATCGATGCGGCCTTCAGGGTGAACCGCGACGGCGCGGCGGTGCTCGCTTCGGTCGCAAAAGCGGCAGGCGCGCTGCTCCTGCACGTTTCGACCGACTACGTTTTCGACGGATCGAGCAACCGACCCTATCGCGAAGATGATCCGGCAACTCCTCTCGGGGTGTATGGTCAGTCCAAGTGGGAGGGGGAGGAGGCGATCCGCTCAATCGGCTGCTCGCATCTCATCGTTCGCACCTCATGGCTCTACTCGGCTTACGGGCAGAACTTCGTGAAGACGATGCTTCGCCTTGGCCGGGAGCGTGAGTCGATTGGGGTGGTGTTCGATCAGGTTGGTACGCCAACCTGGGCCGCCGACCTGGCTGGAGCCATCGTGTCGATGCTCGACCGGCTCGATCCGGCGCGGAGTTATGCCGAAACTTTTCACTACTCGAACGAAGGGGTCTGCTCATGGTACGATGTCGCCACGGAGGTGATGAATGCCGCCGGACTATCGTGCCGTGTCATGCCGATCGAGAGCCACGAGTACCCGACGCCGGTGACACGCCCGCCCTACAGTGTGCTGAACAAGCGCAAGATCAAAAATGCCTGGGGTCTCGAAATTCTCCACTGGCGCCAGAGCCTGCTGAAGATGCTCGAAGAGTTGCGGGAGGGCGGCGGTAACTCGTGACGCTGGGTGTCATGGGACTCATGGGACTTGTGGGTCGGGAAGATGGATGCGGATTTTTCTGATTTCCAATTCATAATTCATAATTTGTTCAATGCATATACTCATAACCGGCGGGGCGGGGTTTATCGGTTCGCATGTGGTCAGGCATTTTCTGGAGCGCTATCCCGGCTACGCCATCACCAATCTCGACAAGCTCACCTACGCGGGCAACCTGGCCAATCTGCGCGATGTCGAGTCGAACCAGAACTACCGGTTCGTGAAGGGCGACATTGCCGATGGCGCGTTCCTGCTCGATCTGTTCAGGGAGCAAACGTTCGATGCGGTCATTCATCTTGCCGCGGAGTCGCACGTTGACCGCTCCATCGAGAGCCCGGTCGAGTTCGTGGTCTCCAACGTGCTCGGCACGGTCAACCTGCTCAATGCGGCGAGGGCGACGTGGGATGGCGCGTTCGAGGGCAAACGCTTCTACCATATCTCGACCGACGAGGTGTACGGTTCGCTCGGCAGCGAGGGGATGTTTACCGAGGCCACGCCCTACGATCCGCACAGCCCCTATTCGGCCTCGAAAGCCTCTTCCGACCACTTTGTCCGCGCATTCCACGACACCTACGGCCTGCCGGTGGTGATCAGCAACTGCTCGAACAACTACGGCTCGCACCAGTTTCCCGAAAAGCTGATCCCGCTGTTCATCAACAACATCCGTCTGCGGAAGCCGCTGCCGGTCTACGGCGCGGGGCTGAACATTCGGGACTGGCTCTGGGTGGTCGATCACGCCCGCGCCATCGACGAAATCTTCCATCGCGGAACGGCGGGCGAGACCTACAATATCGGCGGGCACAACGAGTGGACGAACATCGATCTCATCCGTTTGCTCTGCCGCATCATGGACAGGAAGCTCGGCAGGGAAGCGGGGGAGTCGGAAACGCTCATCACCTACGTCACCGACCGTGCGGGCCACGATCTCCGGTACGCCATCGACGCCTCGAAGCTGCAACGCGAGCTTGGCTGGGTGCCCTCCGTCACCTTCGAGGAGGGTTTGGAAAAGACGGTCGATTGGTATCTTTCCAATCAGCCATGGCTCGACGAGGTAACATCGGGGGCCTATCAGCACTATTATGAAAAGATGTACGCAGGGCGCTGAGAGCCAGTTTCCTTGCATGAAAATAACCACTTGTACGTTTTGAGTCGATGATCATACCCGTCATTCTGAGCGGAGGTTCGGGAACCCGTCTCTGGCCATTGTCGAGAGCCATGTATCCCAAACAGCTTCTGCCCCTTTTCGGACAGTACACAATGTTTCAGGATACGGTGCAACGTGTTTCGGCAGTGGCGGAAACAGGCCCAATCATTTGCGTCTGCAACGATGACCACCGGTTTCTCGTGGCCGAACAGCTCCGGCAGATCGATGCGGAAGGCGCCATCATTCTCGAACCTTTCGGTCGCAATACCGCGCCAGCCGCCGCTATTGCGGCTCTGATCATTGCCGCGAGCCAACCCGGCGCGCTCATGATGCTCCTGCCAGCCGATCATCTCATACTCGACCGTGAAGCCTTTGCCGCATCGATCGAAATGGCTCGGAGCGCGGCGGCGGAAGGGCGTCTGGTAACCTTCGGCATTGTTCCGTCCGCCCCTGAAACGAGGTATGGTTATATCAGGGCGGTTGCCGGTTCCAGTGGCGTGGCCCGCCCTGTCGCCGAATTCGTCGAGAAGCCCTCGCTCGAACGGGCGGAAAGCTACGTGGCGTCGGGCGACTATTTCTGGAACAGCGGGATGTTTCTGTTCAAGCCCGAGGTCTATCTCGCCGAACTCGAAGCGAACTCGCCCGAGATTCTCGATGCATGCCGGAACGCTATGCAAAAAGCCCGGCGCGATCTCGATTTCCTGCGGCTTGACCCAGAAGCCTTCGCGGCCTGCCCTTCCGATTCGATCGACTATGCGGTTATGGAAAAAACTTCCAACGCAGTAGTGGTGCCCATGCAGGCGGGGTGGAACGATGTCGGCGCGTGGTCGGCGCTGTGGGGTGTGCATGAGCGCGACGCCGAGGGCAACGTCAAGCATGGCGACGTGCTGACGCACGGAGTGAGGAACAGCTACATCCACGCCACCAGCCGACTCGTAGCGGCCGTTGGTCTGGACGATCACGTGATTGTCGAGACTGCCGACGCGGTGCTTGTCGCCTCGAAAGATCGGGTACAGGAGGTCAAGGCGATTGTCGAGCAGCTCCGGTTGCAAAAGCGCCAGGAGCCGCTGATTCACCGGCGGGTCTACCGCCCTT
This genomic window from Chlorobaculum limnaeum contains:
- the rfbC gene encoding dTDP-4-dehydrorhamnose 3,5-epimerase, whose translation is MQMIQTSIPDVLLFEPKVFGDERGWFFESFRQDIFEQYAGCHRFVQDNEAFSRYGVLRGLHYQKPPYTQGKLVRVIQGSVLDVAVDVRKGSPTFGQYTAQLLSDQNHRIMWVPRGFAHGYAVLSETAIFSYKCDNYYAPSHDAGIRWNDPALGIDWRLPESDVSLSDKDQRQPMFHEIDPVVLTS
- a CDS encoding mannose-1-phosphate guanylyltransferase/mannose-6-phosphate isomerase, which translates into the protein MIIPVILSGGSGTRLWPLSRAMYPKQLLPLFGQYTMFQDTVQRVSAVAETGPIICVCNDDHRFLVAEQLRQIDAEGAIILEPFGRNTAPAAAIAALIIAASQPGALMMLLPADHLILDREAFAASIEMARSAAAEGRLVTFGIVPSAPETRYGYIRAVAGSSGVARPVAEFVEKPSLERAESYVASGDYFWNSGMFLFKPEVYLAELEANSPEILDACRNAMQKARRDLDFLRLDPEAFAACPSDSIDYAVMEKTSNAVVVPMQAGWNDVGAWSALWGVHERDAEGNVKHGDVLTHGVRNSYIHATSRLVAAVGLDDHVIVETADAVLVASKDRVQEVKAIVEQLRLQKRQEPLIHRRVYRPWGSYETVDEGERFKVKRITVKPGAALSLQMHHKRAEHWIVVTGRAMVTVGERQVPLEANESIYIPVEEKHRLENRGDAPLELIEVQSGEYLGEDDIVRFEDHYGRL
- the rfbD gene encoding dTDP-4-dehydrorhamnose reductase is translated as MNILVTGSHGQLGSELRKHQEIQGRQGWFFADIPDLDITDASAVERVCRDRQIGAMVNCAAYTAVDKAESDIDAAFRVNRDGAAVLASVAKAAGALLLHVSTDYVFDGSSNRPYREDDPATPLGVYGQSKWEGEEAIRSIGCSHLIVRTSWLYSAYGQNFVKTMLRLGRERESIGVVFDQVGTPTWAADLAGAIVSMLDRLDPARSYAETFHYSNEGVCSWYDVATEVMNAAGLSCRVMPIESHEYPTPVTRPPYSVLNKRKIKNAWGLEILHWRQSLLKMLEELREGGGNS
- the rfbB gene encoding dTDP-glucose 4,6-dehydratase, encoding MHILITGGAGFIGSHVVRHFLERYPGYAITNLDKLTYAGNLANLRDVESNQNYRFVKGDIADGAFLLDLFREQTFDAVIHLAAESHVDRSIESPVEFVVSNVLGTVNLLNAARATWDGAFEGKRFYHISTDEVYGSLGSEGMFTEATPYDPHSPYSASKASSDHFVRAFHDTYGLPVVISNCSNNYGSHQFPEKLIPLFINNIRLRKPLPVYGAGLNIRDWLWVVDHARAIDEIFHRGTAGETYNIGGHNEWTNIDLIRLLCRIMDRKLGREAGESETLITYVTDRAGHDLRYAIDASKLQRELGWVPSVTFEEGLEKTVDWYLSNQPWLDEVTSGAYQHYYEKMYAGR
- the rfbA gene encoding glucose-1-phosphate thymidylyltransferase RfbA — translated: MKGIILAGGSGTRLYPVTRGVSKQLLPVYDKPMIYYPLSTLMLAGIRDILVITTPEDQPSFVKLLGDGSDWGISISYTVQPRPDGLAQAFILGREFIGDDDVCLVLGDNIFFGYGFSGMLEEAVRTVQTRRNAVVFGYYVSDPERYGVVEFDPEGQVLSIVEKPEKPKSNYAVVGLYFYTNDVVDIAAGITPSARGELEITSVNQTYLERGDLVCSILGRGFAWLDTGTHESFQEAGSFIETVEKRQGLKIACPEEIAWRNGWIGDAELERLSTPLLKNQYGQYLLKLLERRI